In one window of Nostoc flagelliforme CCNUN1 DNA:
- a CDS encoding MBL fold metallo-hydrolase → MDSDLALFVVCQFQIQLISKKTIMKNQQLYLKHNVVVEPLINQWYAWPYLISPATAAMFIAHSHLKIMQSFVSTPQVHISALKNPAMLGGPFINYDISRVDEIKVLMDKTIKEQAHMLELAEAIKTLDKMLTNEATGYSLEPVYQKIPEVLKGYVELVYDLNNHPSIRFIEGLLYQSPYYNQSAQSIAIYLINSDKRNFVFSTPRLEDDSCLHLSIPFSCKVIDELFKMKDVPCSLSSIEEKLNIKDKDYELFTSLFTEEEPHKSTEYIGDDVRIRYFGHACLLIESKNISILCDPIISYKCDTGINRYTYADLPDSIDYILVTHNHQDHCMFETLLQLRHKTKNVIVPKNNGGGLADPSLKLVLQNIGFDKGKVREIDEMETIEIAGGMIIGLPFFGEHGDLNIRTKIAYVIRLQGKTICIAADSNNLQPKVYEYIHNFLGNDVDVLFLGMECDGGPLTWLYGSLLTQPLPRKMDQSRRANGSNYEKAIDLVKQLNPKEVYVYAMGQEPWLTFLTSIQYTEESRPIIDSNKLVEKCTAQGIVAERLFGQKELFLK, encoded by the coding sequence TTGGATAGCGATTTAGCCCTGTTCGTAGTCTGCCAGTTTCAAATCCAATTAATTTCAAAAAAAACAATCATGAAAAATCAGCAATTATACCTTAAACACAACGTAGTAGTAGAGCCTCTAATTAATCAATGGTATGCCTGGCCATATTTAATTTCACCTGCTACGGCTGCCATGTTCATAGCACATTCGCATTTAAAAATAATGCAGTCGTTTGTATCAACACCGCAAGTACATATTTCTGCCCTTAAAAATCCAGCAATGCTAGGAGGTCCATTTATTAACTATGACATAAGTAGAGTTGATGAAATTAAGGTTTTGATGGACAAAACGATAAAAGAACAAGCTCATATGTTAGAACTTGCAGAAGCTATCAAGACTCTTGATAAGATGTTAACAAATGAAGCCACAGGTTATTCTCTTGAACCTGTCTATCAAAAAATTCCTGAAGTTTTAAAAGGCTATGTCGAATTAGTTTATGATTTAAATAATCATCCTTCAATTCGATTTATAGAAGGGCTACTCTATCAAAGCCCATATTACAACCAATCTGCACAGAGTATAGCAATCTATTTGATCAATTCAGATAAACGTAATTTCGTATTTAGCACTCCCAGGTTAGAGGATGATAGCTGCTTACATTTAAGTATACCTTTTAGCTGCAAGGTAATAGATGAGTTATTTAAGATGAAAGATGTTCCCTGTTCATTAAGTAGCATTGAAGAAAAGCTAAATATTAAAGATAAAGATTATGAGTTATTTACATCATTATTTACAGAAGAAGAGCCGCACAAATCCACTGAATATATTGGTGACGATGTAAGAATTCGTTACTTCGGCCATGCTTGCCTTTTAATTGAGTCGAAAAATATTAGTATTTTGTGCGATCCGATAATTAGCTACAAGTGTGATACCGGAATTAATCGTTATACGTATGCCGATTTACCAGATAGTATCGACTATATATTAGTTACTCATAATCATCAAGACCATTGCATGTTTGAAACCTTATTACAGCTGCGCCATAAAACTAAGAATGTTATTGTGCCAAAGAATAATGGCGGCGGATTGGCAGATCCATCTTTAAAATTAGTTTTGCAGAATATAGGTTTTGACAAAGGAAAAGTTAGAGAAATTGATGAAATGGAAACTATAGAAATTGCAGGAGGAATGATTATTGGCTTACCTTTTTTTGGCGAGCATGGAGATCTCAATATTAGAACAAAAATTGCCTATGTGATTAGATTACAAGGAAAGACTATATGTATAGCAGCCGATTCAAATAATCTTCAACCTAAAGTTTATGAATATATACATAACTTTTTAGGAAATGATGTTGATGTACTATTTTTAGGAATGGAATGTGATGGAGGACCACTGACTTGGTTATATGGTTCATTGTTAACTCAACCATTACCAAGAAAAATGGATCAATCAAGAAGAGCTAATGGCTCGAATTATGAAAAAGCTATTGATTTAGTCAAGCAATTAAACCCTAAAGAAGTTTACGTGTATGCTATGGGACAAGAGCCTTGGTTAACTTTTCTTACATCTATTCAATATACTGAAGAGTCTCGTCCGATTATTGACTCTAACAAATTAGTCGAAAAGTGTACTGCCCAAGGAATTGTAGCAGAAAGATTATTTGGGCAAAAAGAACTTTTTTTGAAATAG
- a CDS encoding non-ribosomal peptide synthetase codes for MKPIEEFLSYLDDLDIRLWIDEVNGSPAQDVHLRCNAPKGALIPNIRAELAERKDEIIAFLQKTSLASTFTLELIQPISRNGTIPLSLNQQRLWFLHQIEGESTTYNEFFAVSIKGLLQISHLEQSLQEIIQRHEVLRTTFPNQDGYPIQAIAPSLAITLPIVNLQALPKVEQSALIQQLSKEVQQPFDLANGPLLRFTLVQLEREFYVFLLCIHHIVYDAWSMGVFIQELSSLYKASCAGVPSFLPKLPIQYADFAVWQRQWLSGEVLKTQLNYWLSQLHDAPSLLQLPADRPRPSVQTYQGRTEHFSLNTELAQKLQSLSRESGTTLFMTLLAAFATLLYRYSGESDILIGSPIANRNRSEIESLIGFFVNTLVLRTSFEDNPSFQNLLAQVRETTLKAYEHQDVPFEQVVEALQPQRSLSHSPLFQVMFVLQNAPMSELELPGCTWCELNLESTIARFDLTLTITETSQGLVGSWEYNTDLFDGSTIERMAAHFQNLLSAIVENPEVSVGELPFLNAAERNQLLTEWNDTATKYPTDKCIHQLFEQQVERTPHAVAVVFEFENQQLTYQQLNQKANQLAHHLQTLGVGPEVLVGICVERSIEMVVGLLGILKAGGAYVPLDPSYPQERLSYMLADSGVEVLLTHSELLSSLPSPTARVVCLDSDCSAIEQHSQENLDVGVSADNLAYVIYTSGSTGLPKGAMNTHQGIRNRLLWMQDAYQLTSSDRVLQKTPFSFDVSVWEFFWPLLTGARIVIAKPEGHKDSTYLVNLISTQQITTIHFVPSMLQVFLQEPNCGNCSCLKRVICSGEALPFELTERFFEHFECELHNLYGPTEAAIDVTFWQCQLQENRQLVPIGRPIANTQVYILDKHLQAVPIGVSGELYIGGDGLARGYLNRPELTSEKFIPNPFCDRKSERLYKTGDLARYSNDGNIEFLGRIDNQVKIRGFRIELGEIESVLNTHPQIQQTVVIATEDISDSKRLVAYIVSGDELLTTNQLREFLFSKLPEYMVPSTFVILDTLPLTPNGKVDRKALPAPDKEISREDEYVAPRTPSEEIIANIFASVLNIQTVGINDNFFTLGGHSLLATQLISRLRVAFDVEIELRAVFSSPTVAQLEQTLTQLRTSDRGLSLPPIQPRTQSEELPLSFAQDRLWFLNQLEEASAIYNISGAVRISGNLDINALQQALSEIVRRHEILRTSFPTVNGTSIQVIHPQATMNIKVVDLQQLEVTERETVLQQQAQLEATTAFNLEIVPLIKCNLVQLNTREYVLLLNMHHIVSDGWSMGVFIKELSSLYQAFCVGESSSLAELPIQYADFAVWQRQWLSGEVLKTQLNYWLSQLHDAPSQLQLPTDRPRPSVQTYQGTTQSFSLNTELAQKLQSLSRESGTTLFMTLLAAFATLLYRYSGESDILIGSPIANRNRSEIESLIGCFVNTLVLRTSFEDNPSFQNLLAQVRETTLKAYEHQDVPFEQVVEALQPQRSLAYSPLFQVMFVLQNTPMGELELPGCTWCELNLESTIAKFDLTLTITETSQGLVGSWDYSTDLFDGSTIERMAAHFQNLLSAIVENPQATVGELPLLSQAERHQLLTEWNDTATEYPTDKCIHQLFEQQVERTPSAVAVVFENQQLTYEQLNQTANQLAHYLQTLGVGPEVLVGICVERSLDMVVGLLGILKAGGTYVPLDPTYPFERLSFILEDVQSPVLLTQESLLDSLPSSWAQVICLDSDWKTITHCSKENPISGVVPSNLAYVMYTSGSTGQPKGVMVRHSGVVRLVKQTNYVNLTEEEIFLQLAPFSFDAATFEIWGCLLNGARLVVMPPNIPSLMELGQSIRQYQVTTLWLTAGLFQQMVDQQIQDLKLVRQLLAGGDALSVAHVQKVSRQLENCQLINGYGPTENTTFTCYYSVTQAAKLGNTVPIGRAIANTQVYILDRNLQPVPVGVAGELYIGGDGLACGYLNRPELTAEKFLPNPFDCQPGARLYKTGDLGRYLASGDIEFLGRMDSQVKIRGFRIELGEIEAVLDQHPEVRSTVVTVREDVPQDKRLVAYLVLHQEQTLTVSDLRHFLKQKLPEYMMPTAFVFLTALPLTPNGKVDRRALPVPESRRELEVGFVAPRNPTEEMLAGIWADVLGVEQVGIHDNFFELGGHSLLATQVITRLSEAFSFELPLRSLFENSTIAQLAEVAVVQKIEQAESNILEQMLDEFDELSDDEVKQLLTQDY; via the coding sequence ATGAAACCCATAGAAGAATTTTTGTCGTATTTAGATGACTTAGATATTAGACTTTGGATTGATGAAGTTAACGGATCTCCTGCACAAGATGTTCACCTGCGCTGTAATGCCCCTAAAGGAGCACTAATACCAAACATACGTGCTGAGTTAGCTGAACGTAAAGATGAAATTATCGCGTTTCTGCAAAAGACCAGTCTCGCCTCAACTTTCACTCTTGAACTTATTCAACCCATTTCAAGGAACGGAACTATCCCTTTGTCGTTGAATCAGCAAAGATTGTGGTTTCTACACCAAATTGAGGGAGAAAGTACTACCTATAACGAGTTTTTTGCCGTAAGCATTAAGGGTTTGCTTCAGATTAGTCATTTAGAGCAGAGCTTGCAAGAAATTATACAGCGCCATGAAGTTCTACGCACCACTTTTCCCAATCAGGATGGCTATCCTATTCAGGCGATCGCTCCTAGTTTGGCAATAACCTTACCAATTGTAAACTTGCAAGCATTGCCAAAAGTTGAGCAGTCTGCTCTCATACAACAGTTATCTAAAGAAGTTCAACAACCCTTTGACCTAGCCAATGGTCCGTTGTTGCGATTTACTTTGGTGCAACTAGAGAGAGAGTTTTATGTATTCCTACTTTGTATACACCACATTGTTTATGATGCTTGGTCAATGGGGGTATTCATTCAAGAACTATCTAGTTTATATAAAGCGAGTTGTGCTGGAGTTCCATCCTTTTTACCAAAATTACCTATCCAGTATGCCGACTTTGCAGTTTGGCAGAGACAATGGTTGAGTGGAGAAGTCCTAAAAACTCAACTAAATTACTGGCTTTCTCAATTGCATGATGCTCCATCCCTGTTACAATTACCTGCTGACCGTCCTCGTCCAAGTGTGCAAACTTACCAGGGTAGGACTGAACATTTTAGTTTAAATACTGAACTAGCACAGAAGTTGCAAAGCCTGTCTCGGGAGTCGGGTACAACCTTATTTATGACCCTGCTGGCAGCGTTTGCCACTTTACTATATCGTTACAGTGGTGAATCAGATATTTTAATTGGTTCACCAATTGCTAATCGTAACCGCAGTGAAATAGAGTCACTAATTGGCTTTTTTGTAAATACTTTGGTGTTGAGAACCAGTTTTGAAGATAATCCCAGTTTTCAGAACTTACTGGCACAAGTCAGGGAAACTACACTCAAAGCTTATGAACATCAAGATGTACCTTTTGAACAGGTAGTTGAAGCATTGCAACCACAACGCTCCTTAAGTCATTCTCCCCTGTTCCAGGTAATGTTTGTATTGCAGAATGCACCAATGAGCGAATTAGAATTACCTGGTTGTACCTGGTGTGAGTTAAATCTAGAAAGCACCATTGCTAGGTTTGATTTAACACTGACAATCACCGAAACCTCTCAGGGGTTGGTAGGGTCATGGGAGTACAATACTGACTTGTTTGATGGCAGCACCATCGAACGCATGGCAGCTCATTTCCAGAACTTGCTGTCAGCAATTGTGGAAAATCCAGAAGTATCTGTGGGTGAATTACCCTTCTTGAATGCAGCCGAACGTAATCAGTTGTTAACCGAGTGGAATGATACTGCAACGAAATATCCCACTGATAAATGTATTCATCAGTTATTTGAGCAGCAGGTAGAGAGAACACCCCATGCGGTAGCGGTGGTGTTTGAGTTTGAAAACCAGCAGTTGACCTACCAGCAATTAAATCAAAAAGCCAATCAGTTAGCACATCACCTACAAACCCTCGGTGTGGGACCAGAAGTGCTCGTGGGGATTTGCGTGGAACGTTCGATTGAGATGGTGGTGGGATTATTAGGCATTCTCAAGGCGGGTGGTGCTTATGTACCTCTTGATCCCAGCTATCCCCAAGAACGGTTAAGTTATATGTTGGCGGATTCGGGTGTCGAGGTGTTGCTTACTCACTCTGAGTTGTTGTCATCTTTGCCGTCACCTACTGCACGGGTGGTTTGTTTGGATAGTGATTGTTCTGCAATTGAGCAACACAGTCAGGAGAATCTTGATGTTGGGGTAAGTGCGGATAATTTGGCTTATGTGATCTACACTTCTGGTTCTACTGGACTACCGAAGGGAGCAATGAATACCCACCAGGGAATTCGCAATCGTTTACTGTGGATGCAAGACGCTTATCAATTAACGAGTAGCGATCGCGTTTTGCAAAAAACTCCTTTCAGCTTTGATGTTTCAGTGTGGGAGTTTTTCTGGCCCTTACTAACTGGAGCAAGGATTGTAATCGCTAAACCAGAAGGACATAAAGATAGTACTTATTTAGTCAACCTAATTTCTACTCAACAAATTACGACGATACATTTTGTACCATCCATGCTTCAAGTTTTTCTGCAAGAACCCAACTGTGGAAATTGCAGTTGCTTAAAGCGAGTCATTTGTAGTGGAGAAGCACTACCGTTTGAACTTACTGAACGCTTCTTTGAGCACTTTGAATGTGAACTTCACAATCTTTATGGACCAACAGAAGCAGCGATTGATGTAACTTTTTGGCAATGTCAGCTCCAAGAAAATCGTCAGCTAGTCCCCATCGGTCGCCCCATTGCCAACACCCAAGTTTATATCCTAGACAAACACCTCCAAGCAGTACCCATAGGCGTATCCGGAGAATTGTACATTGGAGGTGATGGTTTAGCCAGGGGCTACCTTAACCGCCCAGAACTAACGAGCGAAAAATTCATCCCAAATCCTTTCTGCGATCGCAAATCCGAACGCCTTTATAAAACAGGGGATTTAGCTCGTTACAGTAATGACGGTAATATTGAATTCCTTGGTCGCATTGATAACCAAGTGAAGATTCGCGGATTCCGCATCGAACTTGGGGAAATCGAATCCGTCCTCAATACCCATCCCCAAATCCAACAGACGGTAGTCATTGCCACAGAAGATATCTCGGATAGCAAGCGTTTAGTTGCATATATAGTCAGTGGGGATGAATTACTCACCACCAACCAACTACGTGAATTCCTCTTTTCAAAGCTACCAGAATATATGGTGCCTTCTACTTTTGTCATTTTAGACACCCTACCTTTAACACCCAACGGCAAAGTAGACCGTAAAGCACTACCAGCACCTGATAAAGAAATTAGTCGAGAAGATGAATACGTAGCACCACGTACACCATCTGAAGAAATAATAGCCAACATCTTCGCTTCTGTTCTAAATATCCAAACAGTAGGCATCAACGACAACTTCTTTACCTTAGGGGGACATTCCCTACTAGCAACCCAATTAATTTCCCGACTCAGAGTAGCCTTTGATGTAGAAATAGAACTACGGGCAGTTTTTTCTTCTCCTACCGTAGCTCAACTAGAGCAAACATTAACTCAGTTACGCACTAGCGATCGGGGATTAAGTCTTCCCCCTATTCAACCAAGAACACAGAGCGAAGAATTACCCCTATCTTTTGCCCAAGATCGGCTGTGGTTTCTCAATCAACTAGAAGAAGCTTCTGCTATTTACAACATCTCAGGGGCAGTCCGTATAAGTGGGAACTTGGATATTAATGCCTTGCAACAAGCATTATCAGAAATAGTACGCCGCCACGAGATACTACGCACTAGCTTCCCAACTGTGAATGGCACATCAATACAGGTAATTCACCCACAAGCCACCATGAACATCAAGGTGGTGGACTTACAGCAACTAGAAGTTACAGAACGGGAAACTGTCTTACAGCAACAAGCACAACTGGAAGCAACTACCGCCTTTAATTTAGAGATAGTACCACTAATTAAATGTAATTTAGTACAGTTAAATACCAGAGAATATGTGTTATTACTGAATATGCACCACATTGTCTCTGATGGTTGGTCAATGGGGGTATTTATTAAAGAACTATCTAGTTTATATCAAGCTTTTTGTGTAGGAGAATCATCCTCCCTAGCAGAATTACCAATCCAGTATGCCGACTTTGCAGTTTGGCAGAGGCAATGGTTGAGTGGAGAAGTCTTAAAAACTCAACTAAATTACTGGCTTTCTCAATTGCATGATGCTCCATCCCAATTACAATTACCTACTGACCGTCCTCGTCCAAGTGTGCAAACTTACCAGGGTACTACCCAAAGTTTTAGTTTAAATACCGAACTAGCACAGAAGTTGCAAAGCCTGTCTCGGGAATCGGGTACAACCTTATTTATGACCTTGCTGGCAGCGTTTGCCACTTTACTATATCGTTACAGTGGTGAATCAGATATTTTAATTGGTTCACCAATTGCTAATCGTAACCGCAGTGAAATAGAGTCACTAATTGGCTGTTTTGTGAATACCTTGGTGTTGAGAACCAGTTTTGAAGATAATCCCAGTTTTCAGAACTTACTGGCACAAGTTAGGGAAACTACACTCAAAGCTTATGAACATCAAGATGTACCTTTTGAACAGGTAGTTGAGGCATTGCAACCACAACGCTCTTTAGCTTACTCCCCCCTGTTCCAGGTAATGTTTGTATTGCAAAATACACCAATGGGTGAATTAGAATTACCTGGTTGTACTTGGTGTGAGTTAAATCTAGAAAGCACAATTGCTAAGTTTGATTTGACACTGACAATCACCGAAACCTCTCAGGGGTTGGTAGGGTCATGGGATTACAGTACTGACTTGTTTGATGGCAGCACCATCGAACGCATGGCAGCTCATTTCCAGAACTTGCTGTCAGCAATTGTGGAAAATCCACAAGCAACTGTGGGTGAATTACCGTTGCTTAGTCAAGCAGAACGCCATCAGTTGTTAACCGAGTGGAATGATACTGCAACGGAATATCCCACTGATAAATGTATTCATCAGTTATTCGAGCAGCAGGTAGAGAGAACCCCCTCAGCGGTGGCAGTGGTGTTTGAGAATCAGCAGTTGACCTACGAGCAATTAAATCAAACAGCCAACCAACTGGCACATTACCTGCAAACCCTTGGTGTGGGACCAGAAGTGCTGGTGGGCATTTGTGTGGAACGTTCTTTAGATATGGTAGTGGGACTATTAGGCATCCTCAAAGCGGGTGGGACTTATGTGCCACTAGACCCGACCTATCCTTTTGAACGTCTATCCTTTATATTAGAGGACGTTCAATCACCAGTGCTGTTGACCCAAGAGTCTTTGCTAGACTCACTACCATCCTCCTGGGCACAAGTGATTTGTCTAGACTCAGACTGGAAAACTATCACCCATTGTAGTAAAGAGAATCCTATCAGTGGTGTGGTTCCAAGTAACTTAGCTTATGTGATGTATACCTCAGGTTCTACAGGTCAGCCTAAGGGAGTGATGGTGAGACATAGCGGGGTTGTACGCTTAGTCAAACAAACCAACTATGTCAACTTGACTGAAGAGGAAATTTTTCTACAACTGGCTCCTTTCTCATTCGACGCAGCAACTTTTGAGATTTGGGGTTGCTTACTCAATGGTGCACGGCTAGTAGTGATGCCGCCAAATATACCATCTTTGATGGAGTTGGGACAAAGCATTAGGCAATACCAAGTCACTACCTTGTGGCTGACAGCTGGTCTATTTCAGCAGATGGTAGATCAGCAAATCCAGGATTTAAAGCTTGTACGTCAGCTTTTAGCTGGAGGTGATGCTTTATCGGTGGCTCACGTTCAGAAAGTTTCGCGTCAGCTAGAAAATTGTCAGTTGATCAACGGTTATGGTCCGACGGAGAATACAACTTTCACCTGTTACTACTCGGTGACACAAGCAGCCAAGTTAGGTAACACTGTTCCCATCGGTCGCGCGATCGCTAACACCCAAGTTTATATTTTAGATCGGAATTTACAACCAGTGCCTGTTGGGGTTGCGGGCGAGTTGTACATTGGTGGTGACGGCTTGGCTTGTGGTTACCTCAATCGGCCAGAGTTGACAGCAGAAAAATTCCTGCCCAATCCGTTTGATTGCCAACCAGGAGCAAGGTTGTATAAAACGGGGGATCTAGGACGCTATCTTGCTTCGGGGGATATCGAGTTCTTGGGGCGCATGGACTCGCAGGTGAAAATCCGTGGCTTCCGCATTGAGCTAGGTGAGATAGAGGCAGTGCTCGATCAACACCCAGAAGTGCGCTCAACTGTAGTTACAGTACGCGAAGATGTACCGCAGGATAAACGCTTAGTTGCCTACCTAGTTCTGCACCAAGAACAGACATTAACAGTGAGTGACCTGCGTCACTTCCTCAAGCAAAAACTGCCAGAGTACATGATGCCAACTGCATTTGTGTTCTTGACAGCCTTACCACTGACTCCTAACGGCAAAGTAGACCGTCGTGCATTACCAGTACCTGAGTCTCGTCGGGAATTAGAAGTTGGGTTTGTGGCCCCACGCAATCCCACTGAAGAGATGTTAGCAGGCATCTGGGCTGATGTGCTGGGAGTAGAACAAGTGGGAATTCACGATAACTTCTTTGAACTTGGGGGGCATTCTTTACTCGCTACTCAGGTTATTACTCGGTTGAGCGAAGCATTTTCCTTTGAATTGCCTTTGCGTAGCTTGTTTGAAAACTCTACCATCGCCCAGCTAGCTGAAGTAGCAGTTGTCCAAAAAATTGAGCAAGCAGAAAGTAACATACTAGAGCAAATGTTAGACGAGTTCGACGAGTTATCAGATGACGAAGTAAAGCAACTGCTCACACAAGACTATTAA